The DNA region GGCCGAGCCGCCGAGAATTTCAAATGTCAAATTTCAAATTGCAGTACGGCGTCAGGACGCGACCGAGTGCAGCGAGAGGCCGCTGCTGAAGTCGGCGAGGCGCTCGCGGAGGATGAGCCGCCCGCGGTGCAGGCGCGACTTCAGCGTCTGGCTCTTCACCTTGAGGACCTGGCTCGCTTCCTCGGTGGACAGGCCGTGGATGTCGCGCAGCACGATGGGCGTGCGGTAGATCTCGGGCAGCCCCTTCATCGCCTCGGCCAGCCGGTCACGCAACTGACCACGCAGGACCGCCTCGTCGGCCAGGCTCGACCAGTCGGCGGCCTCGCGCAGGCGCCGCACGCCGTCTTCCTGATCCTGCCCCTGCATCTCGTGCTCGGAGACTTCGGCGGGGCGCGTGAACTTGCCGTTGCGCAGCCGCGACATCGCCGTGTTGAACGTGATGCGGTAGATCCAGCTCGACAGCGCCGCGTCGCCGCGGAACGCCTCGACCTTGTTGAC from Luteitalea sp. TBR-22 includes:
- a CDS encoding RNA polymerase sigma factor; the protein is MKRDSQSERALIEQLQAGVPGAVETLASAYGSKVYQLAFRYMKNREDAEEVTQDVLMKVVNKVEAFRGDAALSSWIYRITFNTAMSRLRNGKFTRPAEVSEHEMQGQDQEDGVRRLREAADWSSLADEAVLRGQLRDRLAEAMKGLPEIYRTPIVLRDIHGLSTEEASQVLKVKSQTLKSRLHRGRLILRERLADFSSGLSLHSVAS